From Pseudomonas sp. FP2335, the proteins below share one genomic window:
- a CDS encoding phage holin family protein — translation MTNEQQALAEMPIWLVIVLALIGGVSGEMWRADKDGARGWSLVRRLALRSGACMVCGVSALMLSYAAGLSVWTAGAIGCLTAMAGADVAIGLYERWAAKRIGVDETPPSRPDQQ, via the coding sequence ATGACAAACGAGCAGCAAGCGTTAGCGGAAATGCCAATCTGGCTGGTGATTGTACTGGCCTTGATCGGCGGAGTCAGCGGCGAAATGTGGCGCGCTGACAAGGACGGCGCCCGCGGCTGGTCGCTGGTACGGCGCCTGGCCCTGCGATCCGGGGCGTGCATGGTCTGCGGGGTTTCGGCATTGATGCTGTCGTACGCCGCCGGCCTGTCGGTCTGGACCGCCGGCGCCATTGGTTGCCTGACCGCCATGGCCGGTGCGGACGTCGCCATCGGTCTTTATGAACGTTGGGCGGCCAAGCGTATCGGGGTCGACGAAACCCCGCCCTCCCGCCCGGATCAGCAATAA
- a CDS encoding phage baseplate protein: protein MIGIDRNTGVAVDDWLQFVQRATRALTTPLGTRQKRPLYGSKISQLLGQNLGDDLLILAQSHAADAFYNAQNGIADFQPQVIVATRQGAGLLLRFAGTWKNRQQSFEVVT from the coding sequence ATGATCGGAATCGATAGGAACACCGGGGTAGCGGTCGATGACTGGCTGCAATTCGTACAGCGTGCCACCCGAGCGCTGACCACCCCCTTGGGCACTCGCCAGAAGCGTCCGCTGTACGGCTCGAAGATCTCGCAACTGCTCGGCCAGAACCTGGGCGATGACCTGTTGATCCTCGCCCAGAGCCACGCCGCCGACGCGTTCTACAACGCCCAGAACGGCATCGCCGACTTTCAACCCCAGGTCATCGTCGCCACCCGTCAGGGAGCGGGTTTGTTGCTGCGTTTTGCCGGCACCTGGAAAAACCGCCAACAATCTTTCGAGGTCGTCACATGA
- a CDS encoding phage baseplate assembly protein V, producing MFDALLRMQLGPIVERLVEMEAQLEDLYRRAESYCRIGVCQEVDAASNTCKVSHGDLLSPAIRFFNPSAGAQSETRIPSVGEQCLLLNYGGGEGGAQSVALFGLNSSLFPPVSSVASLTRRRYQDGTQSDYDDASHTFTWSNGPTSVSGSREQLNVSLGAAMLALTKDSITLQLGATGLLLDAAGVHLSGPLVDHQGRVISSA from the coding sequence ATGTTTGACGCATTACTGCGCATGCAACTCGGGCCGATTGTCGAGCGCCTGGTGGAAATGGAAGCCCAGCTCGAAGACCTGTATCGGCGTGCGGAAAGTTACTGCCGGATTGGTGTGTGCCAGGAGGTCGACGCGGCGAGCAACACCTGCAAGGTCAGTCATGGGGACCTGCTCAGCCCGGCCATCCGCTTTTTCAACCCCAGCGCCGGTGCACAGAGCGAGACCCGCATTCCCTCGGTCGGTGAGCAATGCCTGTTGCTGAACTACGGCGGTGGGGAAGGAGGGGCGCAGTCTGTGGCCTTGTTCGGACTCAACAGTAGTCTGTTTCCGCCAGTCTCCAGCGTGGCCTCGCTGACCCGGCGTCGTTATCAGGACGGCACTCAAAGTGACTATGACGATGCCAGCCACACGTTCACCTGGAGCAACGGGCCGACCAGCGTCAGCGGTTCCCGCGAGCAGCTGAACGTCAGCCTCGGCGCCGCCATGCTGGCGCTGACAAAGGACAGCATCACCCTGCAACTCGGCGCCACCGGCTTGTTGCTGGATGCCGCCGGCGTGCACTTGAGCGGCCCGTTGGTGGATCACCAAGGCCGCGTGATCAGCAGCGCATAA
- a CDS encoding XRE family transcriptional regulator, protein MQKRNVSIVLRELLDRDRISPTELHRRTGVPQSTLSRILNGKIVDPSDKHISRIAEYFRISTDQLRGRVAVGVLREDARGPTHSELKDISLWDDDTPVNDDEVSIPFLREVELAAGSGRFVIEESEKASLRFGKRSLRHNGVQFDQAKCVTVRGNSMLPVLRDGATVGVNAGKSGIGDIVDGDLYAINHNGQLRVKQLYRLPSGIRLRSFNRDEHPDEDYSFQDIQDEQISILGHVFWWGMYAR, encoded by the coding sequence ATGCAAAAACGCAACGTTTCTATCGTCTTACGAGAACTGCTGGACCGCGACCGGATCTCCCCCACGGAGCTTCACCGGCGCACTGGCGTACCTCAATCCACGCTGTCGCGGATCCTCAACGGCAAGATCGTTGATCCGTCGGACAAACACATCTCGCGCATCGCCGAGTACTTCCGCATCAGCACCGACCAACTGCGCGGGCGCGTGGCGGTGGGTGTCTTGCGCGAAGACGCGCGCGGCCCGACGCATTCGGAACTCAAGGACATAAGCCTTTGGGACGACGACACCCCCGTGAATGACGACGAGGTGTCGATCCCCTTTCTACGCGAGGTTGAGTTGGCTGCTGGATCAGGAAGATTCGTCATCGAAGAAAGCGAAAAGGCCAGCCTGCGATTCGGCAAACGTAGCCTGCGGCACAACGGGGTGCAGTTTGACCAGGCCAAGTGTGTGACCGTGCGCGGCAACAGCATGTTGCCGGTGCTGCGGGATGGGGCGACGGTCGGGGTAAATGCGGGCAAGAGTGGGATTGGTGACATCGTTGATGGCGACTTGTATGCCATCAATCACAATGGCCAACTTCGCGTCAAACAGCTCTATCGCCTGCCTTCCGGGATTCGCCTGCGCAGTTTCAACCGTGATGAGCATCCGGATGAGGACTACAGCTTCCAGGACATCCAGGATGAACAGATCAGCATCCTTGGTCATGTGTTCTGGTGGGGCATGTACGCCCGCTGA